One genomic segment of Desulfomicrobium sp. ZS1 includes these proteins:
- the amrS gene encoding AmmeMemoRadiSam system radical SAM enzyme: protein MDTPALLWRPLEDTTLQCQLCAHFCRIEDGKRGQCGVRENRDGKLYTLSHDKVAALNLDPVEKKPLFHFLPGTTTLSLGTQGCNLACLFCQNASLSQPPRLGANPQGERISPQEIIRQARTSGAASVAYTYSEPTIFFELMRETAILAQEAGLANIMVSNGFQSPQCLDELKNLIQATNIDIKSFREEFYRDICSARLGPVLKNLTHIKKLGWHLEVTTLVIPDLNDSDRELTDIARFVHDELGKDTPWHVSRFHPCHQMQDRPPTPLDTLKRAYDIGRGEGLHHVFVGNVPNSGLENTYCPGCGQKVVERSGFTILRDRLQRGACPGCGQVIIRPENLGPAA from the coding sequence ATGGACACACCCGCGCTACTTTGGCGTCCCTTGGAAGACACCACCCTGCAATGCCAGCTTTGCGCCCATTTCTGCCGCATCGAAGACGGCAAACGCGGCCAATGCGGAGTCCGCGAAAACAGGGATGGCAAACTCTACACCCTGTCCCATGACAAGGTCGCGGCCCTGAACCTCGATCCGGTGGAAAAAAAGCCCCTCTTTCATTTCCTGCCCGGCACCACCACCCTCTCTCTGGGCACCCAGGGCTGCAATCTGGCCTGCCTGTTCTGCCAGAACGCGAGCCTTTCGCAGCCGCCGAGGCTTGGCGCGAATCCCCAGGGAGAACGCATTTCGCCCCAAGAAATCATCCGTCAGGCGCGGACATCGGGAGCTGCGTCCGTGGCCTATACCTATTCCGAGCCTACGATCTTCTTCGAGCTCATGCGCGAAACCGCGATCCTGGCCCAGGAGGCAGGGTTGGCGAACATCATGGTCAGCAACGGGTTCCAGAGCCCGCAATGCCTGGATGAACTCAAAAATCTGATCCAGGCCACCAACATCGACATCAAGTCCTTCCGGGAGGAATTCTACCGAGACATCTGCTCCGCCCGCCTTGGGCCGGTGCTGAAAAACCTGACGCACATAAAGAAATTGGGCTGGCACCTCGAAGTGACCACGCTGGTCATTCCGGATTTAAACGATTCGGACAGGGAACTGACCGATATCGCCCGTTTCGTACACGATGAATTGGGAAAGGATACGCCCTGGCACGTCTCGCGTTTCCATCCCTGCCATCAAATGCAAGACCGTCCCCCCACGCCCCTGGACACCCTGAAACGGGCCTACGACATCGGACGGGGCGAAGGCTTGCATCACGTCTTTGTGGGCAACGTACCGAATTCGGGTCTGGAAAATACCTACTGTCCGGGTTGCGGACAGAAGGTGGTGGAACGCAGCGGCTTCACGATCCTGCGCGACAGATTGCAGCGAGGGGCGTGCCCGGGTTGCGGACAGGTGATTATCCGGCCGG